In Gossypium raimondii isolate GPD5lz chromosome 12, ASM2569854v1, whole genome shotgun sequence, a single window of DNA contains:
- the LOC105762375 gene encoding uncharacterized protein LOC105762375: MDERILRRHFNAYGEIKHVVVYFSKAIAFVTFVDPSKAQIALQQQQHIILGRRVEVRPAKPKVEIGKRKIFVGGLPRSITNEEFKGYFEKFGSIVDAVVIHDKETKRSRGFGFVTYEAEESANLVLRTNFHLLNNKRVEVKKVTPRQEMVPSGFEFPPYYYDPYYQTYFYVVWVPIPGFY; encoded by the exons ATGGATGAAAGGATATTGAGACGACACTTCAACGCATATGGTGAAATTAAACATGTTGTTGTCTACTTTAGCAAAGCCATAGCTTTCGTTACTTTTGTTGATCCTTCCAAGGCTCAAATTGCccttcaacaacaacaacatatTATTCTTGGTCGAAGA GTGGAGGTGAGACCAGCAAAACCGAAGGTAGAAATAGGGAAGAGGAAGATATTTGTGGGAGGATTGCCTCGATCCATAACAAATGAAGAATTCAAAGGATATTTCGAGAAATTTGGAAGCATTGTTGATGCAGTGGTAATCCATGACAAAGAAACTAAGAGAAGCAGAGGGTTTGGGTTTGTGACATATGAAGCAGAGGAGTCAGCCAACCTTGTTTTGCGAACTAATTTCCATCTATTAAACAACAAGAGAGTTGAAGTGAAGAAGGTGACTCCTAGGCAAGAGATGGTGCCAAGCGGATTTGAATTTCCTCCTTATTATTACGATCCAtattatcaaacatatttttacGTCGTCTGGGTGCCCATTCCTGGATTTTACTGA
- the LOC128031891 gene encoding 60S ribosomal protein L2, mitochondrial-like, whose protein sequence is MRQSQERRALRQFIFSTGKSAGRNSSGRITVFHRGGESKRLQRRIDLKRSTSSMGIVERIEYDPNRSSRIAPVRWIEGVWVCQRKLNTIEEFAPPRKLIEPTTTTIRGQFSFSSLPGKVDQRKVACQLIDNAKRCDAQNQVTYNPTSSFSSSQRN, encoded by the coding sequence ATGAGACAAAGCCAAGAGAGGAGAGCACTTAGACAATTCATTTTTAGTACAGGGAAGTCTGCTGGTAGGAATTCCTCAGGGCGTATTACGGTTTTTCACCGAGGGGGTGAATCGAAGCGATTGCAGCGAAGAATTGATCTGAAACGAAGCACTTCGTCAATGGGCATTGTAGAAAGGATAGAATATGACCCTAATCGTTCTTCTCGGATCGCTCCAGTACGATGGATCGAGGGGGTCTGGGTCTGCCAGAGGAAATTGAATACGATAGAGGAGTTCGCTCCGCCGCGTAAGCTCATTGAACCTACCACGACCACCATCCGCGGCCAATTTTCGTTCTCTTCCCTGCCCGGGAAGGTGGATCAAAGAAAGGTAGCTTGTCAATTAATTGACAATGCCAAAAGATGTGATGCACAAAACCAAGTGACATATAACCCAACTTCCTCTTTCTCCTCATCTCAaagaaactaa
- the LOC105796796 gene encoding 60S ribosomal protein L5, mitochondrial: MFSLHFHYEDVSRQDPLLKPNHANVMEVPGSCEIRVVPKAPYNFIIKNGKLAMEIPRGQKKIQTQRGSTGKSFRSNLFLGSNKDKGYVSDLARQSTLRGHGMSNFSVRIAIVMSLLDSPVEIRENSIQFSMETEFCEFSPELEDHFEVFEHIRGFNVTIVTSANTQDETLPPWSGFLQGEGLSSLKAFTSTRR; this comes from the coding sequence ATGTTTTCACTCCATTTTCATTACGAAGATGTATCACGTCAAGATCCGTTGCTCAAACCGAATCACGCCAACGTTATGGAAGTTCCTGGATCGTGTGAAATAAGAGTAGTACCAAAGGCACcctataatttcataattaaaaatggaaaattggcTATGGAGATTCCGCGCGGTCAGAAAAAAATACAGACACAAAGGGGTTCGACAGGAAAGTCGTTTCGATCCAATCTATTCTTGGGGTCAAATAAAGACAAAGGATATGTCAGTGACCTGGCACGCCAAAGCACTCTCCGAGGGCATGGAATGTCTAATTTTTCGGTCAGAATCGCGATAGTAATGTCTCTGTTAGATTCTCCGGTCGAAATACGGGAAAACTCCATTCAATTCTCGATGGAAACGGAGTTTTGCGAATTCTCCCCAGAACTGGAAGATCATTTCGAGGTCTTCGAACATATTCGAGGGTTCAATGTGACTATTGTCACTTCGGCCAACACACAAGATGAGACTTTACCACCGTGGAGCGGCTTTTTGCAGGGGGAAGGACTCAGCTCTTTGAAAGCTTTCACCTCGACTAGAAGATAG